In Dendropsophus ebraccatus isolate aDenEbr1 chromosome 14, aDenEbr1.pat, whole genome shotgun sequence, the following proteins share a genomic window:
- the MCRIP1 gene encoding mapk-regulated corepressor-interacting protein 1, which yields MTSSPVSRVVFNGKRPTSSTRSPSSSEIFTPAHEENVRFIYEAWQCVERDLRNPVSGVDRQLVEEYVEKQPSNNLKSFKPVDLNDLKRRSTQDPKKS from the exons ATGACCAG CTCCCCAGTGTCTCGTGTAGTGTTTAATGGGAAGCGGCCAACGAGCAGCACGCGCTCTCCTAGTAGCAGTGAGATATTCACCCCAGCCCATGAGGAGAACGTGCGTTTTATCTACGAAG CGTGGCAGTGTGTGGAGCGGGACCTAAGAAACCCTGTATCTGGCGTTGACCGTCAACTTGTGGAAGAATATGTGGAGAAACAGCCAAGCAACAACTTGAAAT CTTTTAAGCCAGTTGATCTCAATGATCTGAAGAGAAGAAGCACACAAGACCCTAAAAAATCATAA